A stretch of Aedes aegypti strain LVP_AGWG chromosome 2, AaegL5.0 Primary Assembly, whole genome shotgun sequence DNA encodes these proteins:
- the LOC5573420 gene encoding nitric oxide synthase-interacting protein homolog: MTRHARNCTAGAVYTYHEKKKDAASSGFGSSSRRLGKDSVKGFDCCSLTLQPCRNPVITKDGYLFDKEAILTYIITKKKEFARKMKEYERQLKEDEEEQVEKANAETKKQVDRFISTEKNIVSSKTANPADEIPSTSGAISNVSLGKRKELPSFWVPSQTPSAKVARLEKPDSKIYCPISNKPLKMKELIDVKFTEVKDPSDKKSLIAKENRYMCAVTHDILNNSVPCAVLKTTGDVVTMECVEKIIKKDMIHPLTNEKLTESDIIPLQRGGTGFSTTNDNLQAKEERPALQC, from the exons ATGACTCGCCATGCACGAAACTGCACCGCTGGAGCGGTTTATACCTATCACGAGAAGAAAAAGGACGCTGCTTCGTCTGGATTTGGATCTTCATCACGACGTCTCGGCAAGGACTCGGTGAAAGGATTCGATTGTTGTTCACTTACGTTGCAACCCTGCCGAAACCCAGTTATAAC TAAAGATGGGTATTTGTTCGACAAAGAAGCCATTCTGACCTACATCATCACGAAGAAGAAAGAATTTGCCAGGAAGATGAAGGAATACGAACGGCAGCTGAAGGAGGACGAGGAGGAGCAAGTGGAAAAGGCCAACGCCGAGACCAAAAAGCAGGTGGACAGATTCATCTCCACTGAGAAGAACATTGTCAGTTCAAAGACGGCCAACCCGGCAG ACGAAATTCCTAGCACCAGCGGAGCCATCTCAAACGTTTCCCTCGGAAAGCGTAAGGAACTGCCCAGCTTCTGGGTTCCGTCGCAAACGCCCTCGGCCAAAGTGGCCAGACTGGAAAAACCGGACAGCAAGATCTACTGTCCCATTTCCAACAAACCTCTGAAAATGAAGGAATTGATTGACGTGAAATTCACCGAAGTGAAGGATCCGTCCGACAAGAAATCTCTCATTGCCAAAGAGAATAGATACATGTGCGCCGTGACTCATGACATCCTGAACAATTCTGTCCCGTGTGCCGTGCTGAAGACTAC CGGGGATGTTGTTACGATGGAATGCGTGGAGAAGATCATCAAAAAGGATATGATTCATCCATTGACTAACGAGAAACTCACCGAATCGGATATCATTCCATTGCAAAGG GGTGGAACTGGATTTTCAACAACTAACGATAACCTGCAGGCGAAGGAAGAGCGTCCGGCGTTGCAATgttga
- the LOC5570584 gene encoding NTF2-related export protein: MTTAIDPELRTKIDAAYRMEEEFTKLYNEKGTKKRHQMTRLYMDNGLLVWNGNGANGKDNIQKYFQELPRFEYIMNTLTI, encoded by the exons ATGACAACTGCGATCGACCCA GAACTGCGCACCAAAATCGATGCCGCTTACCGGATGGAGGAGGAATTCACCAAACTGTACAACGAAAAAGGAACCAAGAAGCGGCATCAGATGACCCGGCTCTACATGGACAACGGTTTGCTGGTGTGGAACGGAAATGGTGCCAACGGGAAGGACAACATCCAGAAGTACTTCCAGGAACTGCCCCGCTTCGAATACATTATGAACACCCTGACTATATAA